GCAGACGACGATAACCACCAGGACCAGCAGCAGGAAGAGGACGATCATCCACGGCAAGTGTTCGTTGATGTCGAAGTGCTGGTGGACGTTCTGCGGACCTCGCCGGGGGGGCCTGTATGGGACGCTGGACTTCTCACCCCCCACAATCTCCAGCGACGGCTGCTTCTCCAGCGCTTGGCTGGTCTGCTTGTGCCGGTAGCTCTGTGCCTGGCCGGTGGCACCGGAGCCCGCGAGGGTCCCAGCGGCACCGTCCGTCTCGTTGGCTGAGGTTTCGTTGTAGTAGCCCGCCAGCTCCGCCATGCCACTGGACGCGCGTGGCGCTGGAGAGGGGACAAAATCGGGAACTGAAGAGTTCAGACCTGCGAAAGGAGAAGAGAGTTCAGCGTCACGGCACCGGAGACGCGATACGGCATCACATCACGGTCTAAGACCTGCCTGAGCGTCTGCTTGGCCAGCAGACAGAAACCCAACGCCAGGCAGCGAGAAAGGGAAGGGGTGAAGTTGAGGTTTGGCTCTGGGAACAGATGGGTACGGTTACAGAGGTAGGTTCAAGGTAAAATTGACCCCTGCTGGTTAAGACTAGTGgcagctcattaaaaaaaatgagttattAAAGGCATGTTGTCAATTTGTGTTTGTCCCACGTTCAGTGTTTCTCAGAAAACCTGCAACTTTGAGGGAGTTGGTTTAGGAGCTTCTTAGGTTTATGAACAGCAAGCAGCTGTGGATGCATCAACTACAAAACAGGTTTCTGAAGCGACAGAATCGACCAAACTTCCCCCTTAGAGCTACTTTCCATCTTTTTTGAGTTTTCTTATCAACCAACAGCTCTCAGGTCCCAGCCAGATGCATGACCAAAGCCTGGTGAGAAGCGGAAGGAATGTTGTGGCAAAAACTAGAGCTTACTTTGGAAACTCGCCTTTTGAAGATCATGTCTCATCCCAGTTGGGCCAGAGAGTGGGTGTAACCATCGGTAACCTGATTTTGCCTCTGGCGTGGTTACCCAAAACACTCTGACCAGGATACAAACAGGGAAAATGCTTTAACTTTTACCTAATTGTCTACAGTTGATTTCAAAGTTCAGGGAACACCCTCCTGTCCTCTCCCAATGACACACCAGTGGCATATCAAGCTCTGAGACCTAACAACAGAGAAGCACTGGGAGTCTACCACTGTCAGCGCTTCCCTGCTATTGCATTCACCAGCTCGGGTGTACAGGCCAccagaagttgcttttttttttttttttaataaaatgcccCCTTTGAGATACTGTAAGGAGGCTGCTTCCCAGGCAGTGCTGAGCACCACCTCAAATGGGGTCCCACAGCACCACAGCAACCAGCCATGGCTAAAACATCTCCATAAAGACTGTGATGATGTATCATTTCCGATTAAACAAGAGAATGGGGAATTCAACCCGGTTCTCCCCACCAGTGATAACTAATAGAAATCTTAgaggttaaagaaaaaatttacggCACAGCCTAGGCTCCTGGAGGGCTGTTTTGGCAACGGTTCCCATTCAAGCCAATACGCTGGCACAGTACGGGGCGaaatgcagcagggaaagcatGGGCAGGAGAGCAGTGAATTCATCAGGCAACGAGTCTGGTGGAGCAAAGCTCCTCTCCTGCCGGGGTTTTCCTGCTGCACCCTGCTCAGGTTTGCCACAAATGTGCAAAGACTTGTGCCAGCACAACACACAGATGGGAAAAGCGGCTGAGGAACGTGATGCCCTTTCAGTCCAAGCAGTAGGACAGCCAGGAGTCCAACCATGACTACAGACTCGGTGAAAACGTTATTAAACGTGGTTTAACACAAGCGAGGGCAACCTGATGCGCTCTGGAGCTGCCTTCTGGCCAAGAAGCAAAAGCACCATCCACGCTTTAGACCAGGTGGCCCTTTAACAGCCTAAAGCCAACCCTGACCGAGGCAGGAATGCAATCCCACAACCAAAACCACGCCTGTGTTTCAGTGGTGGACATTACCTTTGGGAAGATGAGCGGTTGGTGGAACTTCGTAGGGCTCTTCACCCGTTTCGGCGCTTGACGAAGTCAAAGACGTGTTCGGAAGAGACGCTGGAGAACCACAGATGTTGTCACTCTCCTTCGTCCCCGGCTTGATGACCACCATGTTTTTTGCAAAGCAGTCAGTGTATGTTTTGCACTTCATCACACTAGAAGGCACATCAGAAAAGGTACCACGAGGGCACGGCTTGCACCTAACGTCTTCCGTCTCCGTTCCTTTCTTGCGGACGCCCCAGCCGACCGGGCACACCGTGTAAGGGACGCAGGTATCGTTCGTCTGAAACGTACCAGACAGGCAAGTGCACTCGCGGTCAGTCAAGGCAGTACAATGAGTTTTCTCAATCATTGGCAGTTCACAGGGTTTTCTACAAGGGTGGCACCGCTCTATGCCGTTCTCGTGCTTAGTAAAGGTCCCATCCGGACAAGGGCTGCACTCTCTTAAGGTACTCTTCGTACAATGTTTAGACACGTAGGTTCCTGCGGGACATTTGTCGCAGATCAGCTCTTTGTTGGTGGCACGGTCGAAGTGGCGGTACTTGCCAGGGGAGAGGCTGATGGCATTCTGCTCGGAGGTCAGCTTCGACTGACCATCGGCGGTGCCAAGGAGCACGAGCAGCTGGAAGACAGGCGGAAGGTATTAGTCAACAACAGCGCGTGACCGGAGCCCTCTCTGCCGGCAATCCCTTGCAGAATCCCAAGGGATGTCCCAGCGCCGTGGGACTACGGGGATGTTTCTACACCCAGGGGTGGGAGCTCAGCGAGGTCGAGGTGGAAGAGAACCGGTGCAGACAGCAGCACGGTCCCCAGACACATCGCCAGCTACGATTATAATTCCTTAAATTTGACACCATGCTTCTCTGCGAGACTAAGCATCATTTACACTGCAACCCTGCCAGGGCGGTAAATACTGCTAATTGTGTTTCAGCAGTACGTGCTACCTGGCCACCCCAGGAGAATTCAGACCAGCTTTGCATTTCAAGACTGAGAGGCTCCAGCACGAGCCAGGCGCTTGCCGAGAAAACCAAAAACACATGCAGGTGACAGCTCTGATCTGTAAAACTTTCCTCCTCTGTATTTGTTAATCTCCACTTGTTCAAATAGTTACCCAAATAATGCAAACCAGGATGAAAGCTGGGCCAGCAGCCGTTACTGGACTATTTCTCAGCCCCTCTGCCCTTCCATGATTTTTTATGACCCTGCACAAGCGTAGGGTTTGGTGAGACCTCAAGAGATGTTCTGCTTCGAGCCTCCAACCACATCTGAACCCACTTTAAACCAGATGCATTAGCAACAGGAGAGAAAACCCAAAGCTATTTTTAAGCTCTTTGAGGAGCTCTGCTGTAACTCATTTCCTCATTGCATCAGATACAGGTAAAAGGTCTCCAGTTTTTAGACACTGAACTGCATCCAGCTGGGCTTCACTACATGATGACTACAAATCTGTTTATCTCTACCTAGTTCCAATCCCAGGGCTTTATTCACTTCATTCCTTTGCATCGAGGCTGCTCCATTCCCAAGAGAAGCTCCATCTACCAGGCAGGACCTCTGCTTCCTCCAGACCTCTGGTCCATGGATTTAGTGTCAGTTATGCCAGCAGAGATAAGACACCAAGAACAAAAGGCATATCGAAAGAAAGGCTGACACAACCTCATACAGCAcgtaaagcaacagaaaaaaaacattttcaaacagccGCAGGCTAagtgaggagggagagagaggaacgAGCCAACGTTACCGTGAATTCCTAAAGGTGCTTTCCTACACCGAAGGTAAAAAGACCAGAGACCCTAACGCTTTTCAGCTGCACAGACAGGCACATAAATCACTTGGCTATGTTATACAAGCCCTTGCCTCTTGCTCTGCTACCTATTCTGGGCTATCAGCCAGCAAGAATAtattcagaaggggaaaaaaaaaaaaaaaatcctcccaacAACATGACTCTGCAGAAGGCACATCGCAGCAGAGCCGCAAGCCGCGCCGCATCATTTTTGGTGCAGTCTCTTGCTTCCTGGAAACACACAGCACATTTCTGTTTCACCTGCTAAATAATTTATGGCTTGGGATTTGTACAAAACACTtcaatttttggttttctttttttttttcctctcctgaagCAGCAATTACAGAGCAGGCAGAAGCAGGCAAGCCCACAGGAGTTGACAAGGATCTTGCAGCGGCCAGGCTAATTACAGCACGTCAAATTAAAAAGCGGGgctgccctggcaggcagcaaaggctTACaggatgcattttatttttcccctcccctaaGACATGATTTAACGAAGCGCTTAGCTGGCTCTAAGGAAACCTGCCGCCCGTAATCTTCATGACGCAACCCTGAATTAGCAAACCAGATGCAGCAGGATCCGACCTCTCGAGGTTGCGTGGGGGGTCACCTGCGTTACTCATCTTTCTCCCCGTGCCGGCGCTGAGCGGGACGGGGCATCGGGAGAGGCAGGACAGGCAGCGGCTCTCCTGCCTCGCTGGGAATGAGCTGCATGCCGCCGCCTCAGATGCCGATTTCGCCCTCTGCATCGAGCCAGACCTCAGGAAACCCACGGACAACCCTGCTACAAGCACGCGCCACGGGTCGCATCCtgctctcccttttcttcccatcttcaGCATCTTTCCATCACTCATCTGGGTAACTACAGCCAGCGGGACCTCCACTACTGTAACAGCaccaggtttggtttggggtttggtttttttttttgttttttttttttttttaaaccccatcTCAAGCAAAGCGGCACTGGCGCTTTTGAACACCTCCAGATCTTCAAGCGCACGTGCACTTCCAAGCTTAGGGACAACAGCAAGTCCCAGTGGGAGAAGGCTAAGCAGCGTTGAGCATCTGACATTTATTCAGATTGGCGCTTCTggtccctaaaaaaaaaatccagctgctcAGGTTTCTTGGTTGGCATCACTGAGATCTCTGAAAGAGAACACCGGGAGCAGGAGGACATCTTCAACAAAAAGGGGTGTCTGCTGGTTTGGTCCCTCATCCTCAGGACTGCCCAGCAGTGAGCAAAACTTGACCTTTCTGGCTGATACACCCAGTTTCAGTGGCAAATGCAACAGAGTAATGAAGTGAGCTCTGCTTAGCCACTGAATTTTGGTTCATTACTCCAATACCA
This sequence is a window from Harpia harpyja isolate bHarHar1 chromosome 15, bHarHar1 primary haplotype, whole genome shotgun sequence. Protein-coding genes within it:
- the TNFRSF21 gene encoding tumor necrosis factor receptor superfamily member 21 yields the protein MGAAAACRSSAAFLTLLVLLGTADGQSKLTSEQNAISLSPGKYRHFDRATNKELICDKCPAGTYVSKHCTKSTLRECSPCPDGTFTKHENGIERCHPCRKPCELPMIEKTHCTALTDRECTCLSGTFQTNDTCVPYTVCPVGWGVRKKGTETEDVRCKPCPRGTFSDVPSSVMKCKTYTDCFAKNMVVIKPGTKESDNICGSPASLPNTSLTSSSAETGEEPYEVPPTAHLPKGLNSSVPDFVPSPAPRASSGMAELAGYYNETSANETDGAAGTLAGSGATGQAQSYRHKQTSQALEKQPSLEIVGGEKSSVPYRPPRRGPQNVHQHFDINEHLPWMIVLFLLLVLVVIVVCSVRKSSRTLKKGPRQDPSAIVEKAIMKKSTTPTQNREKWIYYCNGHGIDILKLVAAQVGSQWKDIYQFLCNASEREVAAFSNGYAADHERAYAALQHWTIRGPEASLAQLISALRQHRRNDVVEKIRGLMEDTTPVQMQPQWQAQDPCNDDGKLEADRLALPVSPSPLSPAPSPSPKPPEAAVLTVEPSPSEKKCFFVDEAEPLLRCDSTSSGSSALSRTGSFITKEKKDTVLRQVRLDPCDLQPIFDDMLHILNPEELHVIEEIPQAEDKLDRLFEIAGVKSQEASQTLLDSVYSHLPDLL